One Spirochaetaceae bacterium genomic window, CACGCATCGTGCGTGCCGACGGCGAGGTCGGGCGGTTTCTCGACGAGCTGGCAGCCTGGTGTACGGCCAATGCGCGGCGCGCCGGGCTGTCGCAGGAATTGGCCGCCTTGCTGTATACCAGTGAGGACGCCGGCCCCGCCGGCAAGGAGGGATGTTGATGTTGGCCCACTACCTGACCCTGGGTCTTGCCCCGAGCGCCAGCCAGGCGGAGATACGACGGCGCTACCTGGAACTGACTCGCAGCCATCCCCCGAGCCGCAACCCGGATCGGTTCGGGCGCATCGCCGCCGCCTACGAAGCGCTGCAGGATGACCGCTCACGGGTGCGGACCGCCATATTCGGGGTCGCCGAGTACAATGAATGGGAGCTGGCGCTGGACGTCCTGGTGGAGGCGCGTGTCGCGGCGCGCAAGGCGCCCGGCCTGCAGGCGCTGCTGGCGGCCGAAGGGCTGCAGCGGTGAACCCCTCCGAGCGCGAACCCGCCGGGACCGGCGCGATCGGGATCGACCCGGACCGCATCGACGCCGCGGAGACGCAACCCGGTGCGGCAGGCGCTTCGCCGGAGGTGGGCAGCGGCGCGGATCAGTGGAAGCGGCAGGCGCTGGCGGACTTCAGGCTGTGGCTGGAGGACCTTGACGAGCCCCCGCACGCGGCGGAGGCGGATCCGGAAGCCGCACCCTGCGACCTGCGTGACCTGTTCGCGGAGCTTGCCGCACTCCGGCAGGAGGTGCACCTGCAGAACCGCGAGCAGTCGCGGGCGAGACGAGAGCTGGCCGCCACGGCCACCCGCTACGGCGAGGCGGAGCGCGTGCTGGAAGCTCGCGACCAGGAGCTTGCCGCCTTCGAGAGTCGGGTCGGGCGGGCAGCCGAGAATCGTTGCCTGCTGCCGGTGCTCGAGGTGCGCGATGCCCTCGTGCGCGGCCACGACGCCGCGGTGCGGCTGCGGAAGGCGGACGCCAAGAGCGGCAAGGGTGGCAAAGGCGACAACAGCAGGCGCAAGGGAGTGCGCCGGCGGCTACGCCGCATGCAGCGCGGCATTGCCGGGGTGATCGAAGGCTACGAGTTGGCGGTCAGGCGCTGCGACCGCATGCTGGCGCGGTTCGGCGTGCGCGGCGTGCCGGCGGTGGGGGTCCGATTCGACGCCCGCACCATGCACGCGGTGGACATCCGCCGGGTCAAGCAGCAGGCGGAGGGGGTCGTGGTGGAGGAGTATGTCGGCGGCTTCGTGCGCGACGGCGCGGTACTGCGCCTGGCGGAGGTGGCGGTCAACCGCCTGCGGCGGGCGGGAGGAGCGGATTGATGGCGCCGGATCGCGAGCCGATCATCGGCATCGACCTGGGCACCACCAACTCGGAGGTGGCGATCATCGCCGGGGGCGCGCCCCGGATCGTCGGCACCGATGACGACGCCATCATGCCTTCGTGCGTGGGGTTGGACGATTCCGGCGCGGTCGTGGTCGGGCACCAGGCGCGCAACCAGTATGCGGTCGCCCCGGAACGGACGGTACGGTCGATCAAGCGGCTGATGGGCTCCGATACGCGCGTACGGATGGGATCTGAGGCGTACAGTCCGCCGGAGATATCGGCGTTCATCCTGAAAGCGCTCGCGGAGCGGGCGGCCGCGGCGCTCGGGCGCCCGGTCCACAACGCGGTGA contains:
- the grpE gene encoding nucleotide exchange factor GrpE, with the translated sequence MNPSEREPAGTGAIGIDPDRIDAAETQPGAAGASPEVGSGADQWKRQALADFRLWLEDLDEPPHAAEADPEAAPCDLRDLFAELAALRQEVHLQNREQSRARRELAATATRYGEAERVLEARDQELAAFESRVGRAAENRCLLPVLEVRDALVRGHDAAVRLRKADAKSGKGGKGDNSRRKGVRRRLRRMQRGIAGVIEGYELAVRRCDRMLARFGVRGVPAVGVRFDARTMHAVDIRRVKQQAEGVVVEEYVGGFVRDGAVLRLAEVAVNRLRRAGGAD
- a CDS encoding DnaJ domain-containing protein translates to MLAHYLTLGLAPSASQAEIRRRYLELTRSHPPSRNPDRFGRIAAAYEALQDDRSRVRTAIFGVAEYNEWELALDVLVEARVAARKAPGLQALLAAEGLQR